A stretch of the Euleptes europaea isolate rEulEur1 chromosome 14, rEulEur1.hap1, whole genome shotgun sequence genome encodes the following:
- the NEURL3 gene encoding E3 ubiquitin-protein ligase NEURL3, whose product MGAFVSTLLGGLVQDPYIPLVFHPDTKGSQIILEESEYIATRAATFHDGIVFSNRPIHVNEKVTLEILKEDDRWFGGLRLGFTSEHPSLMDSRDLPPFACPNLVKQGKCWAGVLPDEYVGKGTIVRFWVNRKGCVFFRVDHESGSHLLLKDVPVKRPLWAVIDIYGRTKAVQLLDPSRPKICTYESNQLELNTAGQNESVCRNFCEGSSIGKECVVCFYRKANTVMLPCCHAYFCFCCSTRILYSSGCCPLCRQNVEKVLRVSAWAEKGIPAKWLEEVEDSQPPPRQKLNRAHAPETSPS is encoded by the exons GTGGCCTCGTCCAGGATCCATACATCCCACTGGTCTTCCATCCAGATACCAAAGGATCCCAGATCATTCTAGAGGAATCAGAGTACATAGCCACCAGAGCAGCCACCTTCCATGATGGAATCGTCTTCTCTAACCGGCCAATTCACGTTAATGAGAAGGTGACACTGGAAATCCTAAAGGAAGATGACAGATGGTTTGGTGGTTTAAGGTTGGGCTTCACCTCAGAGCATCCCTCCTTGATGGACTCCAGGGATCTGCCTCCATTTGCTTGCCCCAATCTGGTCAAACAAGGGAAGTGCTGGGCTGGTGTCTTACCGGATGAATATGTAGGCAAGGGCACCATTGTCCGCTTCTGGGTGAACAGGAAAGGCTGTGTTTTCTTCAGAGTCGACCATGAGTCTGGCTCTCACTTACTGCTAAAAGATGTTCCAGTCAAAAGGCCTCTCTGGGCGGTTATAGACATCTATGGAAGAACTAAAGCTGTCCAGCTTCTAG aTCCCTCAAGACCAAAGATATGCACGTATGAGTCAAACCAACTAGAGTTGAATACAGCTGGGCAGAATG AATCGGTGTGCAGGAATTTCTGTGAAGGAAGCAGCATTGGCAAAGAATGTGTGGTCTGCTTCTACCGCAAGGCCAACACCGTGATGCTTCCTTGCTGCCACGCTTACTTTTGCTTCTGCTGTTCCACAAGAATTCTGTACAGCAGTGGCTGCTGCCCTTTGTGTCGGCAGAATGTTGAGAAAGTACTTCGTGTCTCCGCTTGGGCTGAGAAAGGAATCCCAGCAAAATGGCTGGAAGAAGTCGAAGACAGCCAACCCCCTCCCAGACAAAAGCTTAACCGTGCCCATGCTCCTGAAACATCACCATCTTGA